From a region of the Salinispira pacifica genome:
- a CDS encoding LacI family DNA-binding transcriptional regulator has product MQASQNTKRSTLKDIASRVGVSPRAVSSALNGTGRVSPATQEKIRRVAKELNYRPNTAARGLVQNRSYLLGALFPYANVSFFNDIISGIEEKCNEFEYDMLLGNANLLDEKDERPALMRMINRGVDGILCAPDYREIELFRSLESQGIPTVQVMTRIEQSSLPFIGVDNTRGGYLATRHLMELGHEKIGFLKSNRLHYSEIEDRYAGYMKALIQSGIRLDIDEYSQACDQTIQGGYEATRELLKRRPDITAIVSPTDYAAIGSIRACLETGRQIPETISVIGYDDLSIAGNQIVYPLTTVAQPKREIGLQAFDMLKIRMGGGDCENRILEPRLVIRQTTASPG; this is encoded by the coding sequence ATGCAGGCTTCTCAAAACACGAAACGAAGCACCCTGAAAGATATTGCCTCTCGTGTTGGAGTCAGTCCCAGAGCCGTATCCTCCGCATTAAACGGAACCGGCAGGGTATCACCGGCAACCCAGGAAAAAATCCGCCGGGTTGCCAAGGAGTTGAACTACCGGCCCAACACCGCCGCCAGGGGCCTGGTGCAGAACCGCAGCTATTTGCTGGGAGCCCTCTTCCCCTATGCCAACGTCAGTTTTTTCAATGACATCATCAGCGGCATTGAAGAGAAATGCAACGAGTTTGAATATGATATGCTCCTGGGAAACGCCAACCTTCTGGATGAAAAGGATGAGCGTCCCGCACTTATGCGAATGATCAACCGGGGAGTGGACGGTATTCTCTGCGCCCCGGATTACCGGGAAATCGAACTGTTCAGATCTCTGGAGTCTCAGGGCATTCCCACAGTTCAGGTTATGACCAGAATCGAACAATCATCACTTCCCTTTATCGGGGTGGATAACACCCGGGGCGGATATCTTGCCACCAGACACCTGATGGAACTCGGCCATGAAAAAATCGGATTTCTCAAATCCAACCGGCTGCATTACAGCGAGATTGAAGACAGATATGCCGGATACATGAAGGCGCTGATCCAGTCAGGCATCCGCCTGGATATCGACGAGTACAGTCAGGCCTGCGATCAGACAATTCAAGGCGGCTACGAAGCAACCCGTGAACTGCTCAAGCGCAGACCGGATATAACCGCCATCGTATCACCCACAGACTATGCGGCCATCGGAAGCATCAGGGCATGTCTGGAAACGGGCAGACAGATTCCGGAAACTATTTCTGTAATCGGCTACGACGATTTGAGCATCGCCGGCAACCAGATCGTGTACCCCCTTACCACCGTCGCCCAGCCCAAACGGGAAATCGGGCTACAGGCCTTCGACATGCTGAAAATCCGAATGGGCGGCGGAGATTGCGAAAACAGAATCCTGGAACCCCGGCTGGTTATCCGGCAGACCACCGCATCTCCCGGCTGA
- a CDS encoding ABC transporter substrate-binding protein, with protein MKKILIGCVLLLAAAMIFAEGGQESGSGESGASVDEAAEITFWTMSLAPRFNDYLNGVISDFEAANPNVTVNWVDVPWGDMETKILTAAASDTLPDVANLNLPFSQKLAQNDLLVDMSDQASDVQGRFFEGTWNASSYGDTIFALPWYITSNMVYYNKALFEEAGLDSADPPESFDELLEYAREIKESTGAYGYMTFFNDQFIMEELERMGIRLFNEDFSEANFNTAEVREAAEYYATMLEEGLIPSETLTSKSGTGEAIQLYSSGELAMFFGGTSHARMIQENSAEVYENTGVGPQIRGTGGKSNIAVMNIAVPESSEHPEAALAFAKFLTNNENQVVFAKDAGSIVPSTRASLEDDFFSKGDGEPSTAARIMSAQEVSQGSVIFPPIQNWPEIRDAFINAFARAVAGEGDASQLLQDAEEKANGLLQ; from the coding sequence ATGAAGAAGATCCTTATAGGATGTGTATTGTTGCTGGCAGCCGCCATGATTTTTGCCGAGGGCGGTCAGGAAAGCGGTTCAGGTGAATCCGGGGCTTCGGTGGATGAAGCTGCGGAAATTACATTCTGGACAATGAGCCTTGCTCCGCGTTTTAATGACTATCTGAACGGTGTCATTTCTGATTTCGAAGCGGCCAACCCCAATGTAACAGTAAACTGGGTCGATGTGCCCTGGGGCGATATGGAAACCAAAATTCTCACCGCCGCGGCAAGTGACACTCTTCCCGATGTGGCGAACCTGAACCTTCCGTTCAGTCAAAAACTTGCACAGAACGACCTGCTAGTGGATATGTCCGACCAGGCTTCGGATGTGCAGGGCAGATTTTTTGAAGGCACTTGGAATGCCAGCAGCTACGGAGATACAATCTTCGCCCTTCCCTGGTACATTACCAGCAATATGGTGTATTACAACAAAGCTCTTTTTGAGGAAGCCGGACTCGATTCCGCAGATCCCCCAGAGAGCTTTGACGAACTGCTTGAGTATGCCCGGGAAATCAAAGAAAGCACCGGCGCATACGGCTATATGACCTTCTTTAATGATCAGTTTATTATGGAAGAGCTGGAACGAATGGGCATACGGCTTTTCAATGAGGATTTCTCAGAAGCAAATTTCAATACTGCGGAAGTTCGGGAAGCAGCGGAATACTACGCAACCATGCTTGAAGAAGGTCTCATTCCAAGCGAAACCCTCACCTCAAAATCCGGAACCGGCGAAGCCATCCAGCTCTACAGCTCCGGAGAGCTTGCAATGTTTTTCGGCGGTACAAGCCACGCAAGAATGATCCAGGAAAATTCTGCGGAAGTGTATGAAAACACCGGCGTCGGTCCTCAGATTCGGGGAACCGGAGGAAAATCCAATATTGCGGTTATGAACATTGCAGTTCCGGAATCCAGTGAACATCCCGAAGCCGCTCTGGCATTTGCCAAGTTCCTGACCAACAACGAGAACCAGGTGGTGTTCGCCAAGGATGCCGGTTCCATTGTTCCTTCAACCCGTGCTTCACTGGAAGATGACTTCTTCAGCAAGGGCGATGGAGAACCATCCACCGCGGCTCGAATCATGAGCGCCCAGGAAGTGTCCCAGGGATCGGTGATTTTCCCTCCCATCCAGAACTGGCCTGAGATCCGGGATGCATTCATCAATGCATTTGCCCGGGCGGTTGCCGGTGAAGGTGATGCTTCACAGCTGCTGCAGGATGCGGAAGAAAAAGCAAACGGTCTTTTACAGTAG
- a CDS encoding carbohydrate ABC transporter permease codes for MISRMYKPWTPYLYLIPTLSILILFIFYPLLRAVGFSFTSYNLLSDPQFIGLDNYVRLFSSPEFYRALFNSLKYFLVVVPVLVLLPLLVAVLVNDTKLRGVNVFRTVYYFPVVTSMVVAGIIWKWMYTERGILNYLFTDVLHITSEPVAWLTNPDTALFAVMVVTIWKGIGYYMVIYLAGLQSINPELYEAATIDGAPAWRQLFQITIPLLTPTMAVVGIMSSMAAMKVFDEVYVMTGGGPFGSTRTMVFEIYDTAFDKLSFGYASAIGVVLFSILFILSFLSIRRSDKSYSGDM; via the coding sequence ATGATTTCACGAATGTATAAGCCGTGGACTCCCTATCTGTATCTGATCCCCACCCTGAGCATTCTCATATTGTTCATTTTTTATCCCCTGCTGCGGGCCGTGGGTTTCAGTTTTACAAGCTATAATCTGCTGAGCGATCCCCAGTTTATCGGGCTTGATAATTATGTCCGGCTGTTTTCCAGTCCGGAATTCTACCGGGCACTCTTTAACAGTCTGAAATATTTCCTGGTTGTGGTGCCGGTACTGGTGCTTCTCCCCCTCCTGGTGGCTGTGCTGGTGAACGACACCAAACTCCGGGGGGTTAATGTGTTCCGTACGGTGTATTACTTTCCGGTAGTCACCAGCATGGTGGTTGCGGGAATCATCTGGAAATGGATGTACACAGAGCGGGGGATTCTGAACTATCTGTTCACTGATGTGCTGCACATCACATCCGAGCCTGTGGCCTGGCTCACCAATCCGGACACGGCCCTGTTTGCGGTGATGGTGGTCACCATTTGGAAGGGGATCGGGTATTATATGGTGATATATCTTGCAGGACTTCAAAGCATCAATCCCGAACTGTATGAAGCGGCCACCATCGACGGTGCTCCCGCCTGGAGACAGCTCTTCCAGATCACCATTCCCCTGCTGACTCCCACCATGGCAGTGGTGGGCATCATGTCCTCCATGGCGGCTATGAAAGTGTTTGACGAGGTGTATGTAATGACCGGAGGGGGCCCCTTCGGCAGCACCAGAACCATGGTCTTTGAAATCTATGATACCGCATTCGATAAATTGTCCTTCGGCTACGCAAGCGCAATCGGTGTGGTGCTGTTCAGCATTCTTTTCATCCTGAGCTTCTTGAGCATCAGGCGAAGCGATAAAAGCTATTCAGGAGATATGTAA
- a CDS encoding carbohydrate ABC transporter permease has translation MGENIRKTGTFRPQVSMRNISRYLLLLLVAAVSVVPFIWLLSTALKSPGENIFSMPPAFIPERPTLENFMKVFTTIPMLLYYRNSLIVVGATVVLNILLALTAAFPLARMKFKGKGIVFMAVLSTMMIPIQLTMIPNFVLIVGIGLKNNLLGVILPNAVTAFGIFLIRQSLITVPASLEEAAVIDGASSSRVLFQILMPMVKPAIAALGIFTFINMWSDFLWPLLVLESDNLLTVPLGVQKLQGTFSTDWRLIASGALLAVTPSLIFFIFNQRHFIEGGIASAVKG, from the coding sequence ATGGGTGAAAATATCAGGAAAACCGGAACCTTCCGTCCTCAAGTGTCAATGCGGAATATCAGCCGATATCTCCTTCTGCTGCTGGTGGCCGCCGTTTCCGTCGTTCCCTTTATCTGGCTCCTTTCAACGGCCCTCAAGTCTCCCGGAGAAAATATATTCAGCATGCCTCCTGCATTTATTCCGGAAAGGCCCACACTGGAAAATTTCATGAAAGTGTTCACCACCATTCCCATGCTTCTGTATTACCGCAACTCTCTTATTGTGGTGGGCGCCACAGTGGTACTGAATATTCTTCTTGCTCTGACGGCGGCATTCCCGCTGGCACGGATGAAGTTCAAAGGGAAAGGAATTGTGTTTATGGCGGTGCTCTCCACAATGATGATCCCCATTCAGCTGACCATGATTCCCAATTTTGTTCTCATTGTGGGCATAGGTCTGAAAAATAATCTTCTGGGAGTGATCCTTCCCAATGCCGTCACTGCTTTCGGAATTTTTCTCATCCGCCAGTCTCTCATTACCGTACCCGCATCCCTTGAGGAAGCTGCGGTAATAGACGGTGCTTCTTCAAGCCGGGTGTTGTTTCAGATCCTCATGCCCATGGTGAAGCCTGCCATTGCAGCCCTGGGCATTTTCACCTTCATCAATATGTGGAGCGATTTTCTTTGGCCCCTTTTGGTGCTTGAAAGCGATAATCTGCTCACCGTGCCCCTGGGGGTTCAGAAACTGCAGGGAACATTTTCCACCGACTGGAGGCTGATTGCATCGGGAGCACTTCTGGCCGTAACGCCGTCTCTTATCTTCTTTATTTTTAATCAACGGCATTTCATTGAAGGCGGTATCGCAAGTGCGGTGAAAGGATAG
- a CDS encoding glycoside hydrolase family 38 C-terminal domain-containing protein — protein sequence MNTRRLLIVHHTHWDREWYRSFADFRFRLLRATEHVVSLLEDNSLEGFLFDGQTSVIEDVDAVAGESLKRSLHTLIREGRIEVGPWYIMPDEFLVSGEAILRNLEIGMAQSRELGSSPEILYLPDTFGHISQLPAIARMFGLKSILLARGVNRDVSDLLWTGADGSEIHTHALPLWSGYYQDFLHADDFTVQTDRFISQCSEYSSGAPVLLPAGSDHSMPPADWKERALHLHDHLSGHNPPWEMKETGLSQALEELRTFHTRGNTPSGTQYPGKLAGELRDNGKAYILSGVLSSRVDLKRANVDTQDALSYQLEPLGYFASDNMLYSEHRNLLWKTLIQNHAHDSIGGCSIDEVHRENHVRFQQVRSGALRHMHDITRRLAGRTPGVFNNMLVLWNQLPYSRETPVRSDVFVPENEDQGSFSLWDGDTPLDLQIISREKTEGFFSEFEYPVNWYPGWKYTVEFLPRLRGMECRQFRIVPCSPERDSAHTLPEVVAEAPPEAPPEAPPENSRGSAVPVMENQHLRVEIGMDGRVDLVNTATRLSIPNALALVWEHDDGDTYTSSPRETGSRWGSLVSIEPVIRNRFSSRCSIRFRGFDDSEVEMKLSLNDNEQLLRVGVEIRNRSRDTRIRLVSGRAGSSRTSFSDTPFDVVKREHRHIRPHSHIPQREAYPNEWPSSSFISAGDVSICHNGFHGYDLLDDGRVAVNLLRAVGMLSKAELPERGGGAGPHIETPEAQLEQGVSGEIGIFPGVWDSPVLTALKFRISPLFDQGVAPAAAPEPLEINNQQIILSALYRMGNELCFLRIWNSSDSPQQFNPGLPPGSRLKRFKGNPLTTVTTAGEGPDAGMLDPAEADPGEPDAGAQAAGEVNLPVTIGPREIAAFLLISKETAE from the coding sequence GTGAATACACGAAGACTGCTGATTGTACATCATACCCATTGGGACAGAGAGTGGTACCGAAGTTTTGCGGATTTCAGGTTCAGACTACTCAGAGCAACTGAGCATGTTGTATCCCTGCTGGAAGACAACTCCCTTGAAGGATTCCTTTTTGACGGCCAGACAAGCGTAATAGAGGATGTAGATGCCGTGGCAGGAGAATCGCTGAAGAGATCCCTCCACACCCTCATTCGGGAGGGAAGAATTGAGGTCGGGCCCTGGTATATTATGCCCGATGAGTTTCTGGTCAGCGGTGAGGCCATACTGCGGAATCTGGAGATCGGCATGGCACAGTCGAGGGAGCTGGGTTCTTCGCCTGAGATTCTGTATCTTCCGGATACCTTCGGTCACATCAGTCAGCTGCCCGCCATAGCCCGGATGTTCGGACTGAAAAGCATTCTTCTGGCAAGGGGAGTGAATCGGGACGTAAGCGACCTGCTGTGGACCGGAGCCGACGGCAGTGAAATTCATACCCATGCCCTGCCTCTGTGGAGCGGGTATTACCAGGATTTTCTGCATGCCGACGATTTTACAGTACAGACTGACAGGTTCATTTCTCAGTGCAGCGAATATTCCTCAGGCGCACCTGTTCTATTGCCTGCGGGCTCGGACCACAGCATGCCTCCAGCTGACTGGAAGGAGAGGGCTTTGCACCTTCATGATCATCTGTCAGGACACAATCCTCCATGGGAGATGAAAGAAACAGGTCTGTCTCAGGCTCTTGAAGAATTGCGAACCTTCCACACCCGGGGTAATACACCATCCGGTACCCAATACCCGGGGAAACTTGCCGGCGAACTCCGGGATAACGGAAAAGCATACATCCTCAGCGGTGTATTGAGCAGCAGAGTTGATCTGAAACGGGCGAATGTGGATACGCAGGATGCCCTGAGTTATCAGCTGGAACCCCTGGGATATTTCGCTTCAGACAACATGCTCTATTCTGAGCACAGAAATCTTCTCTGGAAAACACTCATTCAAAACCATGCCCATGACAGTATAGGCGGCTGCAGCATTGATGAAGTTCACCGGGAAAACCATGTGAGATTTCAACAGGTGCGAAGCGGTGCCCTCCGGCATATGCATGACATAACCCGAAGACTTGCCGGACGGACGCCCGGGGTTTTCAATAATATGCTGGTGCTGTGGAATCAGCTTCCCTACAGCCGGGAGACACCGGTTCGCTCGGACGTGTTTGTGCCCGAGAATGAGGATCAGGGCAGCTTTTCCCTTTGGGATGGTGATACCCCCCTTGATCTGCAGATCATCTCCCGGGAAAAGACCGAAGGGTTTTTCAGCGAATTTGAATACCCGGTGAACTGGTACCCCGGTTGGAAGTATACGGTGGAGTTTCTTCCCAGGCTCAGGGGGATGGAGTGCCGGCAATTCCGCATTGTACCCTGTTCCCCTGAACGGGACAGCGCCCATACCCTGCCCGAAGTGGTGGCGGAAGCTCCGCCTGAAGCTCCGCCGGAAGCTCCGCCGGAGAATTCCCGGGGTTCAGCCGTGCCGGTAATGGAAAATCAGCATCTGCGGGTTGAGATTGGCATGGATGGACGGGTTGATCTGGTAAACACCGCAACCCGCCTGAGCATTCCCAATGCGCTTGCCCTTGTTTGGGAACACGATGACGGGGACACGTACACCAGTTCTCCCCGGGAAACCGGATCCCGCTGGGGGAGTCTGGTGAGCATTGAGCCGGTGATTCGGAACCGTTTTTCCTCCCGTTGCAGCATACGGTTCCGCGGTTTCGACGATTCGGAAGTGGAAATGAAACTCAGCCTGAACGATAACGAACAGCTGCTGCGGGTTGGTGTTGAAATACGCAATAGAAGCCGGGACACCCGTATCCGGCTTGTATCCGGACGTGCCGGCTCTTCACGAACCAGCTTTTCAGACACTCCTTTCGATGTGGTAAAGCGGGAACATCGGCATATCCGCCCCCACAGCCATATCCCCCAGAGAGAAGCCTATCCCAATGAATGGCCCTCAAGCAGTTTCATTTCAGCCGGGGATGTAAGCATCTGTCACAACGGATTTCACGGTTACGATCTCCTGGATGACGGCCGGGTGGCTGTGAACCTTCTGAGGGCGGTTGGAATGCTTTCCAAAGCCGAACTCCCGGAACGGGGGGGAGGAGCCGGTCCCCATATTGAAACACCCGAAGCACAGCTGGAGCAGGGAGTTTCCGGCGAAATCGGGATCTTTCCCGGCGTCTGGGACTCGCCTGTGTTAACCGCTCTGAAATTCCGGATTTCTCCTCTGTTTGACCAGGGGGTAGCACCGGCTGCGGCGCCGGAACCTCTGGAGATCAACAATCAACAGATCATCCTTTCCGCATTGTACCGCATGGGCAATGAACTGTGCTTTCTGAGAATTTGGAACAGCAGCGATAGTCCTCAGCAGTTCAACCCGGGCCTGCCCCCGGGCAGCAGGCTCAAAAGATTTAAAGGTAATCCTCTAACAACCGTAACGACCGCCGGCGAAGGCCCGGACGCCGGGATGCTGGATCCTGCGGAGGCCGACCCAGGGGAGCCGGACGCCGGGGCGCAGGCGGCCGGGGAAGTCAACCTGCCTGTGACCATCGGCCCCAGGGAGATAGCTGCATTCCTGCTTATCTCAAAGGAAACTGCAGAATGA
- a CDS encoding DUF4127 family protein — MTVAYIPLDERPCNLHFPRHALSGNASVTLAVPPAYMFGKKKTAGDPDALLNWLEATIQDCDALVLSLEMILYGGLLPSRLHHMSYNDLSLHLEKVISLIRWRKEREGGGRFRVYAFGLVMRTPSYSSDDEEPDYYARFGREIFRRAYLSHKSETEELTEDETREYCSLDQIIPEEILNDYEGRRETNRRLLQDAIRYFSQGDIDVLLIPQDDTARYGYGPKDWSCLLSRIPPGDGPGSGNLLSYPGADEVGGVLIARSVMDGNNRNTGNDPRREKQKGIKMYVLPRLWEDMKRIPKYESMSLSESVRNQIQSCGAVEAGNPEDADIILAVNTPPAGMHEAPGQEFRESSEFAQQIARLSSRYSLPVIAADTAYPNGGETSLLQEFERQNLWNSLLSYAGWNTAGNSLGTALYEGVLAYLAGDAGIRMKNLYYRICDDWAYQSILRSTWTARLSERGTEGHVDITSIGNLPGLKSELRDQINELMESRFPQFTDMAGYRVSQVEFPWDRLFEVRLEIESAAASSSALLKQ, encoded by the coding sequence ATGACCGTAGCATATATCCCCCTGGATGAGCGCCCATGTAACCTGCACTTCCCCCGGCATGCATTATCCGGGAACGCTTCCGTTACGCTGGCTGTTCCCCCCGCATACATGTTCGGTAAGAAAAAAACCGCCGGGGATCCTGATGCTCTGTTGAACTGGCTGGAAGCAACCATACAGGATTGCGATGCCCTGGTACTTTCCCTGGAAATGATTCTCTACGGAGGGCTGTTACCCAGCAGGCTGCATCACATGTCGTACAACGACCTTTCTCTCCATCTTGAGAAAGTTATCTCGCTTATTCGATGGAGAAAAGAGAGGGAAGGCGGTGGCAGGTTCAGGGTGTATGCATTCGGTCTTGTCATGCGTACTCCATCCTATTCCAGCGACGACGAGGAACCCGATTATTATGCCCGCTTCGGAAGGGAAATTTTCCGCCGGGCGTATCTTTCTCACAAAAGTGAAACGGAAGAACTCACAGAAGATGAGACCCGGGAGTATTGCAGTCTGGATCAGATAATCCCCGAAGAAATACTCAACGATTATGAAGGAAGGCGGGAAACCAACCGGAGATTGCTCCAGGATGCAATCCGGTATTTTTCTCAGGGAGATATTGATGTGTTGCTGATTCCCCAGGATGATACCGCCCGCTACGGCTACGGTCCCAAAGACTGGAGCTGTCTGTTGTCACGGATTCCCCCCGGGGATGGCCCGGGCAGTGGAAACCTGCTCAGTTATCCCGGAGCTGATGAGGTTGGAGGGGTGCTCATTGCCCGGTCGGTGATGGATGGGAACAACCGGAATACAGGGAATGATCCCCGACGGGAGAAGCAGAAAGGTATTAAAATGTACGTTCTGCCCAGGCTATGGGAGGATATGAAGCGGATCCCCAAATATGAAAGCATGAGTCTTTCGGAAAGCGTCCGTAATCAGATTCAGAGCTGCGGGGCGGTAGAAGCCGGGAATCCGGAGGACGCAGATATCATCCTGGCAGTGAACACTCCCCCTGCGGGCATGCACGAGGCTCCCGGTCAGGAGTTCAGAGAATCTTCTGAATTTGCGCAGCAGATTGCACGGCTCAGTTCCCGGTATTCCCTGCCGGTGATCGCAGCTGACACCGCCTATCCCAACGGAGGGGAGACATCTCTTCTCCAGGAATTTGAGCGTCAGAATCTGTGGAATTCCCTTCTGTCATATGCGGGCTGGAATACTGCGGGAAACAGTCTTGGCACTGCGCTCTATGAAGGGGTGCTGGCCTATCTGGCCGGGGATGCCGGAATCAGGATGAAAAATCTCTACTACCGGATCTGCGACGATTGGGCGTATCAGAGTATTCTGCGGTCTACATGGACTGCCCGGCTTTCCGAACGGGGAACAGAAGGCCATGTTGATATTACCAGCATCGGAAATTTGCCCGGGTTGAAGTCGGAACTGCGGGATCAGATCAATGAACTTATGGAATCCCGGTTTCCACAGTTCACCGACATGGCAGGATACAGAGTTTCTCAGGTGGAGTTCCCCTGGGACAGGCTGTTTGAGGTGCGGCTGGAGATTGAATCGGCGGCTGCATCTTCCTCTGCATTATTGAAGCAATGA